A part of Phoenix dactylifera cultivar Barhee BC4 chromosome 2, palm_55x_up_171113_PBpolish2nd_filt_p, whole genome shotgun sequence genomic DNA contains:
- the LOC103695621 gene encoding 60S ribosomal export protein NMD3-like, whose protein sequence is MELGASGMFVPAQTLGTVLCCICGVPMAPNPANMCVRCLCSRVDITEGLTRHATVVHCPECRSYLKHAGTWVRADLEAKELLAFCLQRLESLTRLVRFVHAEFVWTEPHSKRLRLKLRVQREALHGAILEQSHLVEFTVHDHLCPDCSRAQANPDQWSAAVQLRQHVAHRRTFFFLELLILRHGAAAHAVRIAKADRGLDFFFGSRSHAVKFVEFICGVVPVRSSSGSDKQLVSHDPKSNIYNYKHTFSVEICPICREDLICLPPKAAQALGNLGPLVICTKISNSVTLLDPFTLRSAFLDASQYWRAPFRALLSSRQLVEYIVLDVEVESSEVTVGGSRYSLAYAQVARVSDFGKNDTIFTVRTHLGHLLNPGDYALGYDLYGANSNDLEIDRYKGLILPDAVLIKKSYEEKRRSRSGKPRPWKLKSRADEEKRNTEYEEFLRDLRENPELRFNISLYRNKGYQPSEMASMACGDDVPSGPLEELLADLVLIDQEEENDNAGSMME, encoded by the coding sequence ATGGAGCTGGGGGCGTCGGGGATGTTCGTGCCGGCGCAGACGTTGGGGACGGTGCTGTGCTGCATCTGCGGCGTGCCGATGGCTCCCAACCCGGCCAACATGTGCGTGCGCTGCCTCTGCTCCCGCGTCGACATCACCGAGGGCCTCACCCGCCACGCCACCGTCGTCCACTGCCCCGAGTGCCGAAGCTACCTCAAGCACGCGGGCACCTGGGTCCGCGCCGATCTCGAGGCCAAGGAGCTCCTCGCCTTCTGCCTCCAACGCCTCGAGTCCCTTACCCGTCTCGTCCGCTTCGTCCACGCCGAGTTCGTCTGGACCGAGCCCCACTCCAAGCGCCTCCGCCTCAAGCTCCGCGTCCAGCGCGAGGCCCTCCACGGCGCCATCCTCGAGCAGTCCCACCTCGTCGAGTTCACCGTCCACGACCATCTCTGCCCTGACTGCTCCCGCGCCCAGGCCAACCCCGATCAGTGGTCCGCCGCCGTCCAGCTCCGCCAGCATGTCGCCCACCGccgcaccttcttcttcctcgagTTGCTCATCCTCCGCCACGGCGCCGCCGCCCACGCCGTCCGCATCGCCAAGGCCGACCGTGGTCTGGACTTCTTCTTCGGCAGCCGCTCCCACGCCGTCAAGTTCGTCGAGTTCATCTGCGGCGTCGTCCCCGTCCGCTCCAGCTCCGGCTCCGATAAGCAGCTCGTCTCCCACGACCCCAAGAGCAACATCTACAACTACAAGCACACCTTCTCCGTCGAGATCTGCCCCATCTGCCGCGAGGACCTCATCTGTCTCCCTCCCAAGGCCGCCCAGGCCCTCGGCAACCTCGGCCCCCTCGTCATTTGCACCAAGATATCCAACTCCGTTACCCTCCTCGACCCCTTCACCCTCCGCTCCGCCTTTCTCGATGCCAGCCAGTACTGGAGGGCCCCCTTCAGGGCCCTGCTCTCCAGCCGCCAGCTCGTGGAGTACATCGTGCTCGACGTCGAGGTGGAGTCCTCGGAGGTCACCGTCGGCGGGTCGAGGTACTCCCTGGCTTATGCCCAGGTGGCCCGGGTGTCTGATTTCGGAAAGAACGACACCATCTTCACAGTCCGAACCCATCTCGGCCACCTCTTGAATCCCGGCGATTATGCACTAGGTTATGACCTCTATGGGGCCAATAGCAACGATCTCGAGATCGACAGGTATAAAGGCCTCATCCTGCCAGATGCGGTTCTGATAAAGAAGAGCTACGAGGAGAAGCGCCGCAGCAGAAGTGGAAAGCCTCGACCTTGGAAACTGAAGAGCAGAGCTGAcgaagagaagaggaataccgaGTATGAGGAGTTCTTAAGGGACTTGAGGGAGAACCCTGAGCTGAGATTTAATATCTCTTTGTACCGCAACAAAGGTTATCAGCCATCGGAGATGGCTTCAATGGCTTGCGGGGATGATGTTCCTTCCGGGCCCTTGGAGGAGCTGCTTGCTGATCTTgttctgattgatcaagaggAGGAAAATGATAATGCTGGTAGCATGATGGAGTGA